One Setaria viridis chromosome 5, Setaria_viridis_v4.0, whole genome shotgun sequence genomic region harbors:
- the LOC117857088 gene encoding uncharacterized protein, translating into MAGLYEKPSETYAKKRPRYPKEWFSMLAGLTAGHHRAWDAGCGSGQAAISMAEHYESVVATDVSEGQLRNAMAHPRVRYVHTPEHLSKDELVALVGGDGSLDLIVVATSIHWFDIPLFYAVANRALRKPGGVLAVWGYNYEIHPFEDALQGQLYAALRPYQDPRARLATEDRYRSLPFPFEPVGVGAEGAPADVDMEVEMTLEDLAGFVMTGSVVTTAREKGAGEEMEAVVRDVMRRVEEKWGDAPTVPRKLAFKAFMLAGRPKC; encoded by the exons ATGGCGGGACTATACGAGAAGCCGTCGGAGACGTACGCCAAGAAGCGGCCGCGGTACCCCAAGGAGTGGTTCTCCATGCTGGCCGGCCTCACCGCCGGGCACCACCGCGCCTGGGACGCTGGCTGCGGCAGCGGCCAGGCTGCCATCAGC ATGGCGGAGCACTATGAGAGCGTGGTGGCGACAGACGTGAGCGAGGGCCAGCTCCGGAACGCCATGGCGCACCCCCGGGTGCGGTACGTCCACACCCCGGAGCACCTCTCGAAGGACGAGCTGGTGGCCCTGGTCGGCGGCGATGGCTCCCTGGACCTGATCGTGGTGGCCACCTCCATCCACTGGTTCGACATCCCGCTCTTCTACGCGGTGGCGAACCGCGCCCTGAGGAAGCCCGGCGGCGTGCTCGCCGTGTGGGGCTACAACTACGAGATCCACCCGTTCGAGGACGCGCTACAGGGCCAGCTCTACGCGGCGCTGCGGCCGTACCAGGACCCGCGGGCCAGGCTGGCCACGGAGGACCGGTACCGGTCGCTGCCGTTCCCGTTCGAGCCCGTCGGGGTGGGCGCCGAGGGCGCGCCCGCCGACGTGGACATGGAGGTGGAGATGACGCTGGAGGACCTGGCCGGGTTCGTGATGACCGGGTCGGTGGTGACCACGGCGAGGGAGAAGGGTGCCGGCGAGGAGATGGAGGCGGTGGTGAGGGACGTGATGAGGCGGGTGGAGGAGAAGTGGGGGGACGCGCCCACCGTGCCCAGGAAGCTCGCCTTCAAGGCATTCATGCTCGCCGGGAGGCCCAAGTGCTGA
- the LOC117857084 gene encoding violaxanthin de-epoxidase, chloroplastic produces the protein MATALPATAASCLLQLSRRRLPGTSPLLSPLRAATFRCHGGSSVACSCSPGPGPPPAVPAERRGGGAGEATSPEGTVRIVAVVGEGTISPIKDTPWEEVMRHTADRLKWVDEEFEMLVFTDNSIENNDIRKELSRCDMLLNVAVTNQDAVEWLINNSKDISNVICFQSSPSLLNKLGGTYVQHTGDQDMFGKLSSIGKPSGIKESAEVLKNISNAWERHNSDDIRFCLLVVINAYIRPVAILKNLRAKGLSTVSCMIKNCGPQILNCLFDPNCRKALQCLNSCSPTDQVCNYRCIASYESPYLEAFSLCVLQKNNCLDLNAEIPSKPYVIPLTMFREQKLSHEIAEDLFVGWLDSMEWSWRVAAGQNPAYDQFPCQYQLFYRGKAKGSFWYEPVFQVKTLEGELVWRRRRYRVRRASTPGTFYFSVLDNGVISKEFWTIVDVAEDFSWGLFHYHGAAQAAGLSYTGAVLVTPDGSYPDVEDPRLASALEKCAIKKWELYTVDNSCCMGAPLGTPKGSKLHHQICPGNETGILQRR, from the exons ATGGCGACCGCTctcccggccaccgccgcttcttgcctcctccagctctcccggcgccgcctccctggAACATCTCCACTGCTCTCCCCGCTGCGCGCTGCCACTTTCCGCTGCCACGGTGGCTCTAGCGTGGCCTGTTCATGCTCGCCCGGGCCCGGGCCCCCGCCCGCGGTTCCTGCGGagagaaggggcggcggcgctggcgaggcCACGTCGCCGGAAGGCACCGTACGAATTGTCGCGGTGGTTGGAGAAGGTACCATAAGCCCGATTAAGGATACGCCATGGGAAGAGGTCATGCGCCACACG GCTGATAGGCTTAAGTGGGTCGATGAGGAATTTGAGATGCTTGTCTTCACAGATAACTCAATTGAGAACAATGATATTAGGAAAGAGTTATCACGATGTGACATGCTACTCAATGTTGCAGTTACAAATCAGGATGCTGTTGAATGGCTTATAAACAACAGCAAAGACATTTCTAATGTAATTTGCTTTCAGTCATCTCCATCTTTATTAAACAAGCTAGGTGGTACATATGTTCAACACACTGGAGATCAGGACATGTTTGGCAAGCTATCAAGTATTGGAAAACCAAGTGGCATAAAGGAATCAGCTGAAGTTCTTAAGAACATATCTAATGCCTGGGAACGACACAATTCAGATGACATTAGATTTTGCTTGCTTGTTGTCATAAATGCATACATAAGGCCAGTTGCTATTCTGAAAAACCTAAGGGCAAAAGGCCTTTCTACTGTAAGTTGTATGATAAAGAACTGCGGTCCACAGATACTTAATTGTCTGTTTGATCCTAACTGTAGGAAGGCCCTTCAGTGTTTGAATTCCTGCTCTCCGACTGATCAAGTGTGCAACTACCGCTGTATTGCATCATATGAAAGTCCATATCTGGAGGCTTTTTCTCTCTGTGTTTTGCAGAAGAACAATTGTCTTGACCTCAATGCTGAGATACCCAGTAAACCGTATGTAATACCGCTAACCATGTTCAGAGAACAAAAACTAAGCCATGAAATCGCAGAAGACCTATTTGTTGGTTGGCTGGACAGCATGGAATGGAGTTGGAGAGTGGCAGCTGGACAAAATCCAGCATATGATCAATTCCCATGTCAGTACCAGTTATTCTACAGAGGGAAAGCCAAAGGTTCATTTTGGTATGAGCCGGTTTTTCAGGTCAAAACCCTGGAAGGGGAGCTGGTTTGGAGGCGCAGAAGGTACCGTGTGAGAAGAGCTAGCACTCCTGGTACATTTTACTTCAGTGTGTTGGATAATGGTGTCATTTCCAAAGAATTCTGGACAATTGTTGATGTTGCAGAGGATTTTAGTTGGGGTCTGTTCCATTATCATGGTGCAGCACAGGCTGCTGGGCTATCTTACACTGGAGCAGTGCTTGTTACCCCAGACGGGTCTTATCCTGATGTGGAAGACCCAAGATTGGCCTCTGCTTTAGAGAAATGTGCTATAAAGAAATGGGAGCTGTATACGGTTGATAACAGTTGCTGCATGGGTGCGCCACTGGGAACTCCTAAAGGTTCAAAGCTGCATCATCAGATTTGTCCAGGGAATGAAACTGGTATTTTGCAGAGAAGATGA